From Coffea arabica cultivar ET-39 chromosome 2e, Coffea Arabica ET-39 HiFi, whole genome shotgun sequence, the proteins below share one genomic window:
- the LOC113730119 gene encoding uncharacterized protein: protein MKVMKRKMGERKKKDSKKSRTSEWPLIKPKSNLEITRLKDNDLFTVNGFFSSGESKAFIKVAESIGFVHQGSLGPTRGEAYRDNDRISVQDPVLADAIWSSGLNKLLSDLKIRGKTAIGLNPNLRFYRYKAGQRFGRHIDESIDLGDGKRTHYTLLIYLSGGSRSKTRNDNTQDSASETIVGGETVFYGPRNALVAEVPPTEGMALLHVHGDRCMLHEARNVHTGVKYVLRSDVVFA from the exons ATGAAAGTGATGAAGAGAAAGATGGGAGAACGAAAGAAAAAGGacagcaagaaatcaagaacaTCCGAGTGGCCATTGATTAAACCCAAGTCTAATCTCGAAATCACTCGTCTGAAAGACAACGACCTTTTTACT GTGAATGGTTTCTTCTCTTCTGGTGAGTCAAAAGCATTTATTAAAGTTGCAGAGTCTATTGGATTTGTTCACCAAGGAAGTCTTGGTCCAACAAGAGGTGAAGCTTATCGAGACAATGATCGTATATCTGTACAAGATCCAGTTCTTGCAGATGCAATATGGAGTTCTGGACTGAACAAGTTACTTTCTGATTTGAAGATTCGTGGGAAAACTGCAATTGGTTTAAACCCAAATCTTAGATTTTACAG GTATAAAGCTGGTCAGCGATTTGGACGACATATTGATGAAAGCATTGATCTTGGGGATGGGAAGCGCACCCACTATACCTTGCTAATTTATCTCAGTGGTGGTTCCCGATCCAAAACCAGAAATGATAACACGCAAGATTCTGCATCTGAGACTATAGTTGGAGGAGAGACTGTTTTTTATGGTCCTAGAAATGCCTTAGTGGCTGAG GTACCACCAACTGAAGGAATGGCTCTCCTGCACGTTCATGGGGATAGGTGTATGCTGCATGAAGCTCGGAATGTTCATACGGGAGTCAAATATGTGTTACGATCAGATGTAGTATTTGCTTGA
- the LOC113730120 gene encoding MADS-box protein AGL42 isoform X1 — translation MLVGDLGSHTTCRKMVRGKIQMRRIENATSRQVTFSKRRNGLLKKAYELSVLCDAEVALIIFSQKGKLYEFSSSNMQKTIDKYRGCVKEDQRSDQDIEKYVQELKLEAINMANTIEFLEASQRKLLGQDLGSSSLEELQQIDSQLERSLTNVRARKTQLFKEEIERLRAKEMLLLEENARLSQKCGLESWHAPAKRKEIGSCSQSTQSSEVETGLFIGLPETRVLEYRRF, via the exons ATGCTTGTGGGAGATTTGGGCTCTCATACAACTTGCAg AAAAATGGTGAGAGGGAAGATTCAGATGAGAAGGATTGAGAATGCAACGAGCAGGCAGGTGACCTTCTCAAAGAGGAGAAATGGGCTTCTGAAGAAGGCGTACGAGCTATCAGTTCTGTGCGATGCTGAAGTTGCTTTGATAATTTTCTCACAAAAAGGGAAGCTCTATGAGTTCTCAAGCTCCAA CATGCAAAAGACAATCGATAAATATCGTGGCTGTGTGAAGGAAGATCAAAGAAGCGACCAAGACATTGAGAAATATGTACAG GAGCTGAAGCTGGAAGCTATAAACATGGCAAATACGATAGAATTCCTTGAAGCTTCTCAACG GAAGCTTTTGGGGCAAGATCTAGGATCAAGTTCACTAGAGGAACTTCAACAGATTGACAGCCAGCTCGAGAGAAGTCTAACGAACGTCCGGGCAAGGAAG ACTCAGCTATTCAAGGAAGAAATAGAGCGGCTAAGAGCAAAG GAGATGCTTTTGTTGGAAGAGAATGCAAGGTTATCTCAAAAG TGTGGACTCGAGTCGTGGCATGCACCAGCAAAGCGGAAAGAAATTGGAAGTTGCAGCCAAAGTACTCAAAGCTCAGAGGTGGAGACTGGGTTGTTTATCGGCCTTCCTGAAACTCGAGTCTTAGAGTATCGACgcttttga
- the LOC113730120 gene encoding MADS-box protein AGL42 isoform X2 — MVRGKIQMRRIENATSRQVTFSKRRNGLLKKAYELSVLCDAEVALIIFSQKGKLYEFSSSNMQKTIDKYRGCVKEDQRSDQDIEKYVQELKLEAINMANTIEFLEASQRKLLGQDLGSSSLEELQQIDSQLERSLTNVRARKTQLFKEEIERLRAKEMLLLEENARLSQKCGLESWHAPAKRKEIGSCSQSTQSSEVETGLFIGLPETRVLEYRRF; from the exons ATGGTGAGAGGGAAGATTCAGATGAGAAGGATTGAGAATGCAACGAGCAGGCAGGTGACCTTCTCAAAGAGGAGAAATGGGCTTCTGAAGAAGGCGTACGAGCTATCAGTTCTGTGCGATGCTGAAGTTGCTTTGATAATTTTCTCACAAAAAGGGAAGCTCTATGAGTTCTCAAGCTCCAA CATGCAAAAGACAATCGATAAATATCGTGGCTGTGTGAAGGAAGATCAAAGAAGCGACCAAGACATTGAGAAATATGTACAG GAGCTGAAGCTGGAAGCTATAAACATGGCAAATACGATAGAATTCCTTGAAGCTTCTCAACG GAAGCTTTTGGGGCAAGATCTAGGATCAAGTTCACTAGAGGAACTTCAACAGATTGACAGCCAGCTCGAGAGAAGTCTAACGAACGTCCGGGCAAGGAAG ACTCAGCTATTCAAGGAAGAAATAGAGCGGCTAAGAGCAAAG GAGATGCTTTTGTTGGAAGAGAATGCAAGGTTATCTCAAAAG TGTGGACTCGAGTCGTGGCATGCACCAGCAAAGCGGAAAGAAATTGGAAGTTGCAGCCAAAGTACTCAAAGCTCAGAGGTGGAGACTGGGTTGTTTATCGGCCTTCCTGAAACTCGAGTCTTAGAGTATCGACgcttttga